A segment of the Triticum urartu cultivar G1812 chromosome 1, Tu2.1, whole genome shotgun sequence genome:
TTTTATCGGGCATGCGCAATCACATCAGATTTAGTGGAATTAAATCCTTCATTTTGTAAGATAAATGACCCACAATTTACCCTCTTCTTGAAATGCCTTGATGATTTGCAGGCAACTCATGAACGTATTTAAATTGGTGAAATTTAATATAAAAAAGCGAGGAGGGACTATCTATTTGGGTAACAAACGAAATTTCTATCGCATGCATTAGCTGGCTCATCAGGTGGTGTGGTCGTGCGTTTGGACCCCTACACACGACCAACAAATTTTATCAACGGAAAAAAGTGCGCTGAAGGCCCAGCTTGACCCATTAAACCCTTTAACAGTCGCGCAAAGAGCGCCCTCTCACGATAGCCACATCGGCAGCGATGCACTGATCGCGCAGTgaataaaaagagaaaagggTGAAAACGCGTGGGATTGAGAGAGAGTAGTGCTTTGCTTCTCCTCCCACGCAACTTCCCCTCCCCTCGCTCTTTCCACCCTCGAGCGGCGGCAGCTAGGGTTGCCGCCGTCAGACGCGCCACTGGCTTgccggccgccgccacctcaccTCCCCTTCCCTCTCCCAGTGCCCGCCCTCCTCTCCCCTCTCTTCCCCATTTCTCCCTTTTATCCTCTCAAGCCTGAACTAAAGCGGCGGACATCCAACTCCAGGTCCATGGAGGTGGCCGGCATGAGGGCCATCGACCTTGGCTGCCTTATGGCTGAGGGGCGACGGCCATCCCAGGGCAGAGGGAGCCGCTGTCGCTGGAGGGAGATGGTGGTCCAGTCGATGGCGTCGCGGTTCGGCTTGGCTGTGGGCGGCAAATGGGTACGAGGTGGTGTTCGATGCCACGCCTCGCCAGTATCCAGCGTATCTAGCAGTAAGATTTATGGGTGGTCTTTCTCTCCGGCCCCTTCCGCACCATCATGGACGTCATCGAGTTCTGGAGAAGATCCTCTACCAGGTAACCAAACAAACACACACATTCAGGTTCAGTAACGCTTCCTGCTATGTTATCTGTAATATAAAGAACAGAAGGGTGAACATTTCTTCAGGGTTTTTCAGAGTCTATGCTCCATCGGTAGAGAATATCCTCTACCAGATAATACAGTAGCAAAACAAATAGATGTTCAGGCTCCTCTGTAGAATCAGTTTCTTTTTACAGTTGACTATTCATTGAGTTTGCTGCAGCAAAAATTTGATTCAAATATTTCAATCCTCTGTTGTGCTTGCATGGTGACCAGGTGATCGGCGCTGATGCTACGGTGGTCCTCATGGTGCCCGAGCCCGACGATTGTTGCGGCGCTTCGCCCAATCTTACCTTGATGTTCTTGCAATCGCTGCCCGGACTAGGTAAGGGGACGTTGCCCCGCAACATGGCTGTCTCACGAGCTCACGATTGGCATGGTTTGAATATTTTTCACATATTTGTGACTGGGCGATGAAGAGGCTCAACCCTTGGATCCCTCAGTCTCGCTGGGCCAGGGATCCCGTCCGCGCCGCGTCGCCACCGGCATGGAGGCCCGGACTCGGGCAGCCGCAGCGGTGTCGGGTGTGCCGGCGAGGTCTCTAGGGACTGCGTGGTGGGCATGACCTCTCCCGGCTCCCTGCCCCTGCCCACGGCGACGAGTACCAGGTCGTGTTGCGCCTCCAGTCCCAACTCATGGTCATGTTGGACAAGCCCCACGACGTGCCTTCGATTCGGTTGTGGCGTGCGCTGGAAAATGTACGATGTTCTCTGATGCGTACCAGGAGGTTTGGTCAGTCGAGGTCAGGTATGAGTAGCTCCTAAGGCtaatggatggatggatgtgtgtATGTATGGATGGATATCAGGGTCATGTTGCTTGGTGAGCAAAGGCCGGGGGTACAACCTCCTTTTCGGTAAAAAATGAGGGGCAGTGATGATGACTCTGGCTGAAATAAGCATGTCTTGAGCAATCAAGACTGATGTGGCCTGTGGGTACTAAATTAGAGCCCACCCTTACCTCTCTTGCAGCCTGTTCAATTCATCGGTAATGTTGGATGTTCTGCACCTCGGATGGTCGTTCTGACAAGCGATAACCATGGCAGTTCGTTTACATTGCGATGGGTATGTTATGCAACAAGAGATGTGAGTGTTGCGCTTGAAGATCAAAGACAAAACCGTGCCCTCTTTTGTTGTGCTACAAATACACAAAATTTCCTTATCTACTATACAATGTTCTTCTTTCTTTTCCATTCCTCTATTGTGTTGATGTGAATGAAGATCCATCTGGACTTGGAATTTATGTCTTTTTTTGGTGATGAACTCAACCACCCTAAACTTATTTGGATTGATTTATAGTTGGGTTGTTTACATACTCATGGGTTTGATTTTGTGATATCGCCCTTGTGAACAATCAAGCTATCAGTATCAGGCGAGAATCGATTCGTGGCTCTTTTTTGAAATGGTCGTTAGAGCAACTCCAAAGGGCCGACTCATTTCGTCTGCctgcgtccgtttgggtcggcgcggacaAAAGTGGCGGCCCAACACGCCGACCCAAACCCAAATCACGTCCGCGTCGCGTCCACGCCGACGCATTTGCGGCCCAAATTTGCGTCCcaaatgcgtcggcgcggacgcCGAACAGATGCTTCGCGCGCCTTCTCGCTGTCCGCCGCGTCCCCACATGGCGGTTGTCCAACTACCCGCTGCCCACGCGGTCAGCTTAATTTATGACGAcgggcccacgcgtcagcgacggcgctcgtccttttttaagccgaccgtgcggcggggccgtcctcatccAAACTCGCCATCCCCATCTGCCCACCCTTGCAACCTCGTCGCCGGCAAACCCTAGCCACCGCAACCACAGCGACGATAGGCCTCTTCTCCGGCGCCAGCGGCAGCAAGGCCAAGGGCAAGTCCCCCGCCACCCCTTTCCCCTCCGAGTTTCTCCTACCCCCGCCGGCGCCTCGCCGGCAGAGGCAGCGCGTCAGCGTGCTAGTGCACCAGGCGGAGTGGCACTGGCAGAACCGCCAGCCGCTGCCGTATCCCGACGTGACGCTGCCGCACGACTGGCATATGGATCCAGATAGGATCCCAGTGCCGGCGGCGCCGCGGTCGGCTCGTGCTCACGCGGAGGAGGTGCGGCGCCGGCGGGCGCTGCTGACGGCGGAGCAGCGCCGTGACAACGCCTACGCAACCGACTCGCCCAACTGGGCGAGGTGGTTCGCCTTCGAGTATGAGGAGGCGAGGCGCCGGGGCGTGCGCGAGGTCGACCGGAGGCCAACGCCGCTGGTCGTCCGCGAGGAGGACCAGGCGACGGAGGACGCCTACCAGGCGGCCCTTGCGGCCGTCTACCGTGAGAGCGAAGAGGACGAACGGCGCAgagcggaggcggcggaggcggaagAGGAGGCCCGCTACGAGGCGGCAATGGCGCAGGTCCTTGCCCTCTCCGCGGCGGGCGACGGCGTGGTGCCGCCGGTGGCCCCGCCGTCCCCCATCAAGCCGGAGCCGGAGCCCGAGCCCATCGCGCGCTTCTCCTGGAATGGAGTGGTGCGCGAGTGGGTGTCCGCGTCACCGGACTGGCTGGGGGCGACGCCGGCGCAGGAGCAGGCCTACCTCAAGATGTGGCGCCAGCGCTGGCTGGCAGAGGAGCGCCGGCAAGGCGAGTACGAGGAGATGCTCGAGCGTGACCTCGAGGAGGAGGCGCGTgaggccgaggaggaggcgcgccaggctGCAGCTGCACAGGCGGCCGCACAGCCCCCCGCTCCGGCACTACCTGCGCCGGCACAGCCTGACATGGCAGCGCTCTGGAACACGGCGTTCGCCTGGGCCGGACCGGCGCCGACTCTCATCGACCTCACGGACCCCGAGGACAACGACGCCGCCTAGGGCAGCGTGCCGCCTCGTAGTTTAGgctgtttttattttttctaaatgcAAATGTGGACGCGTGGACTCTCGCCGGCCTTCGTGGCCGGCTTTAATGTTTAATTGATGTAGTTTCTCTTTTTTTAAATATGTATGCGTTTATTTTTTTTGGCGCCGTTTAAAATGGGTCGTAGGCCAGTGTTGGGCGTAGGTGCCGACCCAAATGCGGAGGGGGGCATCTGACAAAAAGCGGACGAAATCGACGTCCGTTTGAGTCGACTCGTTGAAGTTGCTCTTACGTGGTTCTTGGGGACTCATAATTTGTTCCCTTTTTTCTTTACCTTCTATTTATGGGCTCACTTTTGTTAGGGAGCCGATTCAGGACCAGATACGTATCTTGTCGGTTATCTCCAGCAAGTCAGGTGCCAATATGTTTGGGGACGGAGTAGGTAACTTACGACGTTGACACTGCCGGGCTCACTGTCCTCATTGCAGCTGACCGCAATGCGGGACAGCGGGATCTGCTCCGGGCGGTCCAGGGCAAGCCGGTGCCGCTCGTGTGGCCGAACGGCGGCCGTAGCGGCACGGCCGGGGAGAGTTGCGTCGACCAGGTCTTGTAATGGTGGTCAACTGGTCTGAGCCAACCCC
Coding sequences within it:
- the LOC125536336 gene encoding uncharacterized protein LOC125536336, which translates into the protein MGGLSLRPLPHHHGRHRVLEKILYQVIGADATVVLMVPEPDDCCGASPNLTLMFLQSLPGLEAQPLDPSVSLGQGSRPRRVATGMEARTRAAAAVSGVPARSLGTAWWA